One window from the genome of Elusimicrobiota bacterium encodes:
- the rplD gene encoding 50S ribosomal protein L4: MLTLDVLNMKGEKVDTVTLAADVFEVKATPSLVHEVVTAYLANERRGTHSTKTRGEVSGGGAKPWKQKHTGNARAGSSRSPLWRHGGIAFGPKPRSYNQAIPPAKRRLALKAVLSSFLRDGKFRVIDDLVLSEPKTKKGMAVVKSLNLAPKSLLVVASVSEVTERALRNIPTVRYRLARDLNSYQALLADELVVTRAALAELSKRLGDPSAVEVSK; this comes from the coding sequence ATGCTGACTCTCGACGTTTTGAACATGAAAGGAGAAAAAGTGGACACGGTCACTTTAGCCGCCGATGTCTTTGAGGTTAAAGCGACCCCCTCGTTGGTCCATGAAGTGGTTACGGCCTATTTGGCCAACGAGCGGAGAGGGACTCATTCCACAAAAACACGGGGTGAAGTGTCCGGGGGTGGGGCTAAACCATGGAAACAGAAGCACACGGGAAACGCGCGGGCTGGATCAAGCCGATCTCCCTTGTGGCGTCATGGAGGAATAGCTTTTGGACCTAAGCCGCGGTCTTACAATCAAGCCATCCCTCCAGCCAAAAGGAGATTGGCTTTGAAAGCGGTTCTCTCCTCATTTCTTCGGGACGGAAAATTCAGGGTCATTGATGATTTAGTTCTTTCAGAGCCAAAGACAAAGAAAGGGATGGCCGTTGTTAAATCTTTAAATCTTGCGCCTAAATCTCTTTTGGTTGTCGCCTCTGTGTCCGAGGTGACGGAACGGGCACTCCGTAACATTCCGACCGTTCGATACCGATTGGCCCGGGATTTGAACAGTTATCAGGCTTTACTTGCCGACGAACTTGTGGTGACCCGTGCCGCGTTGGCGGAGTTGTCCAAGCGATTAGGCGATCCCAGCGCGGTGG